The following are from one region of the Thermococcus cleftensis genome:
- a CDS encoding ATP-binding protein translates to MIRKFVDRKGELEALEKAYQKGVNLFIVYGRRRVGKTALLRKFLEDKWGIYFLCSQRGYEKDVERFSVEVSKLFNLPLKFKDFGEAFEFLVKQGKLVVVIDEFPYLIEAYKPIVSVFQRIVDLTLENSEIMLVLSGSSVGMMEREVLSYKAPLYGRAGGIMKVKPFRFFDMVEWYGGDFEKLVRIYGVTWGVPRYMELIREGSDEEIIQNFFEPTAFLFNEGRLLLMEELRSPTTYGQIIEAIALGKTRLSEIASYVMMEPKDLPAYLRVLSDLGIVKRETPVTKKTAKRGIYVIEDEYFRFYYRFVSPHYEEIEALNPEPAIEDFRRNFNAYLGKTFEKVAREFIIRLIKGQEIPTYTRFGRWWHKGEEIDLVALNEREKRVLFVEVKWKDLSERKARGILKDLKRKSKLVGLDDWEKSYGLVVKDVEEKAELRAEGWQVWDLEDFKT, encoded by the coding sequence ATGATCCGTAAATTCGTGGACAGGAAAGGGGAACTTGAGGCACTCGAAAAGGCGTATCAAAAGGGTGTGAATCTGTTCATCGTCTACGGGAGGAGGCGGGTTGGCAAGACGGCACTCCTCAGAAAGTTTCTTGAGGACAAATGGGGCATCTACTTCCTATGCTCACAGAGGGGCTATGAGAAGGACGTTGAGAGGTTTTCTGTAGAGGTCAGCAAACTGTTCAATCTGCCCCTAAAGTTCAAAGATTTTGGGGAAGCCTTTGAATTTCTGGTGAAGCAAGGAAAGCTCGTGGTGGTAATCGACGAGTTTCCCTACCTCATTGAAGCATACAAGCCAATAGTCTCTGTGTTTCAGCGCATAGTGGACTTAACGCTTGAGAATTCCGAGATTATGCTCGTTCTTTCAGGTTCAAGCGTTGGAATGATGGAACGAGAGGTTTTGAGTTACAAGGCCCCCCTGTATGGGAGGGCAGGGGGGATAATGAAGGTAAAGCCGTTCCGCTTTTTCGACATGGTGGAGTGGTACGGGGGAGACTTTGAAAAACTCGTTCGCATCTACGGTGTCACATGGGGTGTTCCGAGGTACATGGAGCTGATACGGGAGGGAAGCGATGAGGAGATAATCCAGAACTTCTTCGAACCAACGGCGTTCCTCTTCAACGAAGGGAGGCTTCTTCTGATGGAGGAGCTGAGAAGCCCAACGACCTACGGCCAGATAATAGAAGCGATAGCCCTAGGGAAGACGCGATTAAGTGAGATAGCGAGCTATGTTATGATGGAGCCGAAGGACCTGCCGGCTTACCTGCGGGTTCTGTCCGACCTCGGCATCGTGAAGAGGGAGACACCCGTGACCAAGAAAACCGCCAAGAGGGGAATCTACGTCATTGAAGACGAGTACTTCAGGTTCTACTACCGCTTCGTCAGCCCCCACTACGAGGAGATAGAGGCATTGAACCCGGAGCCGGCGATAGAGGACTTCCGCAGGAATTTCAACGCGTACCTCGGGAAAACCTTCGAGAAAGTGGCAAGAGAGTTCATAATTCGGCTGATTAAAGGGCAGGAGATCCCCACTTATACCAGATTCGGCCGCTGGTGGCACAAGGGTGAGGAGATTGACCTCGTCGCCCTGAACGAGCGTGAGAAAAGGGTTCTGTTCGTGGAGGTCAAGTGGAAAGACCTGAGCGAGAGGAAAGCGCGGGGGATTCTCAAAGACCTGAAGAGAAAGAGTAAGCTCGTCGGTCTCGATGATTGGGAGAAAAGCTACGGTCTTGTGGTGAAGGACGTTGAGGAGAAGGCAGAGTTGAGAGCGGAGGGCTGGCAGGTTTGGGATTTGGAGGACTTCAAAACGTGA
- a CDS encoding DUF996 domain-containing protein — translation MTDLKNAKLLGGIGAILTVVGIGFIGFILKLLAVKNIAEATGREEIFSKYLWAAILAIIASLVWFGTIFGSIMGMNSSPEMGLGMMGIGGLVAALLMIAGMWFLKQSYDMISEETGVKTFHTVGLLYIVGAVLSIIVIGLLLIVVAAILEIIAFFSLPDSVEQESGPLEVPEEVY, via the coding sequence ATGACAGATTTGAAAAATGCCAAACTCCTTGGTGGCATAGGTGCTATCCTGACCGTCGTCGGTATTGGCTTCATAGGCTTTATCCTGAAGCTCCTGGCGGTCAAGAACATCGCCGAGGCCACCGGGAGGGAGGAGATATTCAGTAAGTACCTCTGGGCCGCTATTCTGGCCATAATAGCTAGCCTTGTCTGGTTTGGGACGATATTCGGCTCGATTATGGGCATGAACAGCTCCCCCGAGATGGGCCTGGGAATGATGGGCATCGGGGGACTCGTGGCGGCGCTGCTTATGATAGCAGGAATGTGGTTTCTGAAGCAGAGTTATGACATGATCTCCGAAGAGACCGGCGTTAAGACCTTCCACACGGTCGGCCTGCTCTACATCGTCGGCGCCGTGCTGTCGATAATCGTGATAGGCCTCCTCCTCATCGTGGTTGCGGCGATACTCGAGATAATAGCCTTCTTCTCGCTCCCTGACTCAGTGGAGCAGGAGAGCGGGCCCCTTGAGGTTCCTGAAGAGGTTTATTGA
- a CDS encoding 16S rRNA methyltransferase, which produces MLHLVIAEAELELVPRAIRDHPAIVNYARRRGKKPEEVLLDSTYHHSALKKLDDGERRGRPDIVHICLLNALESIANKEDKLRVYVHTRNDEVIHIKPETRIPRNYNRFVGLMESLFKKGAVPEELELLRLERKSLGKLVEEIKPDGVFVMHERGRLVKPPEFGKILADLENPLVIVGGFPHGDFRSETPWEKISLYNVPLMAWTIVNEIIINFEHWVL; this is translated from the coding sequence ATGCTCCATCTGGTGATAGCTGAGGCAGAGCTTGAGCTTGTTCCGAGGGCAATAAGGGACCACCCGGCCATCGTCAATTATGCCAGGAGGAGGGGCAAAAAGCCTGAGGAGGTGCTCCTGGACAGCACCTATCATCACTCCGCGCTGAAGAAGTTGGACGACGGGGAGAGGCGCGGAAGGCCAGACATAGTCCACATCTGCCTGTTGAACGCCCTCGAGAGCATAGCCAACAAGGAGGACAAGCTGAGGGTCTACGTGCACACGAGAAACGATGAGGTTATTCACATCAAACCAGAGACGAGGATTCCAAGGAACTACAACAGGTTCGTCGGACTGATGGAGAGCCTGTTCAAGAAAGGTGCCGTGCCCGAGGAGCTGGAGCTTCTGAGGCTGGAAAGGAAGAGCCTCGGGAAGCTGGTGGAGGAGATAAAGCCGGACGGCGTCTTCGTGATGCACGAGAGGGGCAGGCTGGTAAAACCACCGGAGTTCGGAAAGATTCTTGCAGACCTCGAGAATCCCCTCGTCATAGTCGGGGGTTTCCCCCACGGTGACTTTAGAAGTGAAACACCATGGGAGAAGATAAGCCTTTACAATGTCCCGTTGATGGCATGGACAATTGTGAACGAGATAATCATCAACTTTGAGCACTGGGTTCTCTGA
- a CDS encoding DUF996 domain-containing protein: MASLKTARTWGGFGAVLSMFYFTYFLGFIMKLFAVKEISVYLKKEQVMKDYLWAAMLNIIGNLIMLGAFYSAWDQMQDVIGNPEEINAIFRSLNWWFFLGALIMLIGVWFLRRSYDTIASETGVKTFSTAGLLYLWGTVFIFFFIGYLLIVAAAVLEAMAFFGLPEELPEGSEEVQSDSAQ, translated from the coding sequence ATGGCCAGTCTAAAAACCGCAAGGACATGGGGTGGATTCGGGGCAGTTCTCAGCATGTTCTACTTTACCTACTTCCTGGGCTTCATCATGAAGCTCTTTGCAGTCAAGGAGATATCGGTGTACCTCAAGAAGGAGCAGGTTATGAAGGACTACTTGTGGGCAGCTATGCTGAACATCATCGGAAACCTGATAATGCTCGGGGCATTCTACAGCGCCTGGGACCAGATGCAGGACGTCATCGGCAACCCCGAGGAGATCAACGCCATATTCAGGAGCCTCAACTGGTGGTTCTTCCTCGGCGCGCTCATAATGCTCATAGGCGTCTGGTTCCTGAGGAGGAGCTACGACACGATAGCGTCCGAGACGGGCGTCAAGACCTTCAGCACCGCGGGGCTCCTTTACCTCTGGGGAACGGTGTTCATATTCTTCTTTATAGGCTACCTGCTGATTGTCGCAGCGGCGGTTCTCGAGGCCATGGCGTTCTTTGGGCTTCCCGAGGAGCTTCCAGAGGGGTCAGAAGAGGTGCAGAGCGATTCTGCCCAGTGA
- the argF gene encoding ornithine carbamoyltransferase, which produces MVVSLAGRDVLCLQDFTREEIETILKTAEMMKIWNKIGKPHRVLEGKTLAMIFQKPSTRTRISFEVGIYQLGGYGLYLNANDLQLRRGETIADTARVLSRYVDGIMARVFDHKDVEDLAKYASVPVINGLSDFSHPCQALADYQTILEKKGRIQGLKIVYVGDGNNVAHSLMIAGTKLGANVVVATPEGYEPDKRVIKWAEQNAAESGGSFELLHDPVKAVKDADVIYTDVWASMGQEAEAEERRKIFQPFQVNRELVKHAKPDYIFMHCLPAHRGEEVTDDVVDSPNSVVFDEAENRLHAQKAVMALVMGGIKV; this is translated from the coding sequence ATGGTGGTTAGCCTCGCCGGAAGGGACGTTCTCTGCCTTCAGGACTTCACGAGGGAGGAGATTGAGACCATTCTCAAGACGGCCGAGATGATGAAGATTTGGAACAAAATCGGCAAGCCGCACCGTGTTCTTGAGGGAAAAACCCTCGCCATGATCTTCCAGAAGCCCTCAACCAGGACGAGGATATCCTTCGAGGTCGGCATATACCAGCTCGGAGGCTACGGTCTCTACCTCAACGCCAACGACCTTCAGCTCAGGCGCGGTGAGACGATAGCAGATACCGCCCGCGTCCTCAGCAGGTACGTGGACGGAATAATGGCGAGAGTTTTTGACCACAAGGACGTTGAGGACCTCGCCAAGTACGCGAGCGTCCCGGTCATCAACGGCCTCTCGGACTTCTCCCACCCGTGCCAGGCTTTAGCGGATTATCAGACCATACTCGAGAAGAAGGGCAGGATTCAGGGGCTTAAGATAGTCTACGTTGGAGATGGAAACAACGTCGCCCACTCCCTCATGATAGCCGGAACCAAGCTTGGAGCGAACGTCGTCGTTGCCACGCCCGAGGGCTACGAGCCGGACAAGCGCGTCATCAAGTGGGCCGAGCAGAACGCGGCCGAGAGCGGCGGAAGCTTCGAGCTCCTGCACGACCCGGTCAAGGCCGTCAAAGATGCAGACGTCATCTACACCGACGTCTGGGCCTCGATGGGACAGGAGGCCGAGGCCGAGGAGAGGAGGAAGATATTCCAGCCGTTCCAGGTGAACAGGGAGCTCGTCAAGCACGCGAAGCCTGACTACATCTTCATGCACTGCCTCCCGGCCCACCGCGGCGAGGAGGTCACCGATGACGTCGTCGACTCACCGAACAGCGTCGTCTTCGACGAGGCCGAGAACCGCTTGCACGCTCAGAAAGCTGTTATGGCCCTCGTCATGGGTGGGATAAAGGTTTGA
- a CDS encoding sodium-dependent transporter, which translates to MRKISFLMAFLITGYILGIWNFLVLPKYYITFGLKGFLISLVPMLVAMFLIYSEAESTKKTRYLIYELFFKIARTPALIFTLLMFLMIMLGVTTYYSAYGIALLAGVGSIYVPVIAVGTVLLSVFLLVMAKGRTLEFISIISILFVLFAIVSAVLIRGQALDTVTDPQAVQYMERAVSAITSLDLPLTTKGILFMIVSVFISFGLGTGVYYVIGSFTPEELDLKKVLAAVFVLQIILSFAAAFTVAYSIGAAYQAYGEAFQNPDIPADESMKLFLKFNDLKDYATNSEKSPMDSIEVFYSIPEILRGNVPNDTTLIALLMLSLYLAGLTTIIVLIEMGSQMLSEVMQLGRGQSLGFVALLGAIIAGSMVIGDIRTMFVVVPFAVAALIAAVEGYPLLSSELTHNKAIIAAVMVVLFVSGMAVLYYSLTAPKMPVKIGALLGLVLLVPVLMNNMLLKSRR; encoded by the coding sequence ATGCGAAAAATAAGCTTCCTGATGGCGTTTTTGATAACCGGATACATCTTGGGAATATGGAACTTCCTGGTTCTACCGAAGTACTACATAACCTTTGGACTTAAGGGATTTCTAATCTCCCTCGTCCCGATGCTGGTGGCGATGTTCCTCATTTACAGTGAGGCAGAGAGCACCAAAAAAACCCGCTACCTAATCTACGAGCTGTTCTTCAAGATAGCTAGAACACCAGCACTGATATTCACCCTGCTGATGTTCCTGATGATAATGCTGGGCGTCACGACCTACTATTCCGCATACGGGATTGCCCTCCTCGCCGGAGTGGGTTCGATTTACGTGCCGGTTATCGCAGTGGGAACCGTTCTGCTCTCGGTGTTTCTGCTGGTGATGGCCAAGGGCAGAACCCTAGAGTTCATATCGATCATATCAATCCTCTTCGTCCTCTTCGCCATAGTCTCTGCGGTTCTCATCAGGGGACAGGCGCTTGACACCGTTACCGACCCGCAGGCCGTTCAGTACATGGAGCGCGCCGTGTCAGCGATAACTTCCCTTGACCTGCCTCTCACCACAAAGGGAATCCTCTTTATGATCGTCTCAGTCTTCATCTCCTTCGGCCTTGGAACTGGAGTTTACTACGTCATAGGCAGCTTCACCCCCGAGGAGCTCGACCTTAAGAAAGTTCTCGCGGCGGTGTTCGTACTCCAGATAATCCTGAGCTTCGCGGCGGCCTTCACGGTCGCCTACTCCATAGGCGCCGCTTACCAGGCGTACGGCGAGGCCTTCCAGAATCCAGACATTCCAGCGGACGAGTCTATGAAGCTCTTCCTGAAGTTCAACGACCTAAAGGACTACGCCACCAACAGCGAGAAGAGCCCAATGGATTCCATCGAGGTGTTTTACTCGATTCCCGAGATACTGAGGGGCAACGTGCCCAACGACACCACCCTCATAGCCCTGCTGATGCTCTCCCTCTACCTCGCGGGTCTGACCACCATAATAGTCCTCATCGAGATGGGAAGCCAGATGCTATCGGAGGTCATGCAGCTCGGCAGGGGGCAGAGCCTGGGCTTCGTTGCACTCCTGGGAGCCATAATCGCGGGCTCGATGGTCATAGGGGACATTAGAACAATGTTCGTCGTCGTTCCATTCGCAGTGGCCGCCCTCATAGCCGCGGTTGAAGGCTACCCTCTGCTCTCTTCAGAACTGACCCACAACAAGGCGATAATCGCGGCAGTGATGGTCGTGCTCTTCGTCAGCGGCATGGCGGTGCTCTACTACTCCCTGACGGCTCCCAAGATGCCGGTGAAGATAGGTGCCCTCCTCGGCCTGGTTCTCCTAGTGCCGGTTCTCATGAACAACATGCTCCTGAAGTCCCGCCGCTGA
- a CDS encoding metallophosphoesterase family protein — protein MPIRLPLFRKKVLDLLASSDETKVMHVSDTPESVYRFIGEVIEKTQPDHIVHTGDLADNIKLERRPELKPLYIGAVRKLARVLKSSGAKLYVVPGNEDDYETVNEFFGESVVDPGTVVEIEGTKLALGHTWKDVVNLNADFRLYGHNFKLIERGLNGVLGVNFILLPSRRTYRVKYPGGTDFDRGYKMWRGL, from the coding sequence ATGCCGATAAGACTCCCCCTCTTCAGGAAGAAGGTGCTCGACCTGCTCGCCTCCTCTGACGAGACCAAGGTGATGCACGTCAGCGACACACCGGAGAGCGTCTACCGCTTCATCGGTGAGGTTATTGAGAAAACCCAGCCGGATCACATAGTTCACACCGGCGATCTGGCGGACAACATAAAGCTGGAGAGGAGGCCGGAATTAAAGCCCCTCTACATCGGGGCCGTCCGAAAGCTGGCTAGGGTTCTCAAGTCCTCGGGCGCAAAGCTTTACGTCGTTCCGGGAAACGAGGACGATTACGAAACCGTCAATGAGTTCTTTGGCGAATCCGTGGTCGATCCTGGAACCGTCGTCGAGATAGAGGGGACAAAGCTTGCCCTCGGTCACACGTGGAAGGACGTCGTGAACCTCAATGCCGACTTCAGACTCTACGGCCACAACTTCAAGCTCATTGAGAGGGGCCTGAATGGTGTTCTCGGCGTCAATTTCATTCTTCTTCCGAGCAGGAGGACGTACCGTGTGAAGTACCCTGGCGGGACGGACTTTGACAGGGGATACAAAATGTGGAGGGGGCTGTGA
- a CDS encoding saccharopine dehydrogenase family protein, translated as MKVLVLGAGNVGRAIAWDLREEFEVHVGDVSEERLKAISEFATPVKVNATDFDELVEVMRGFELVIGALPGRFGYRAVRAAIRAGVDMVDVSFMPENPLDLRDAAEEAGVTVIFDAGFAPGLSHILMGRIWQEMDELREGYIYVGGLPKEPKPPLYYRITWSPKDLIEEYTRPARAIRDGEVKAVDPFEEIREVKVGGFEFEAFLSDGLRSLLESVRAGKLEEWTLRWPGHLEKMRILRELGFFRPEHVDKTLEVIAPLMSYESPDFSIMQVLGRGTLDGEEKEIGYLLYDEERDGFTSMARVTGFTAAAVARIVAESGCIFGVIPPEILGMRIDTFTRITGELEERGIKLERWENAPSGDS; from the coding sequence ATGAAGGTTCTCGTTCTCGGTGCTGGAAACGTCGGGAGGGCCATAGCCTGGGACTTGAGGGAGGAGTTCGAGGTTCACGTGGGCGATGTGAGCGAGGAGAGGCTGAAGGCGATTTCTGAGTTCGCCACCCCGGTAAAGGTGAACGCGACGGACTTTGACGAGCTCGTGGAGGTCATGAGAGGCTTCGAGCTGGTGATCGGGGCGCTTCCGGGGAGGTTTGGCTACCGGGCCGTCAGGGCGGCAATACGGGCCGGCGTCGATATGGTCGATGTCTCATTCATGCCCGAAAACCCCCTGGATCTCAGGGACGCGGCCGAGGAGGCAGGGGTTACGGTCATCTTCGATGCGGGCTTTGCTCCGGGGCTCAGCCATATCCTGATGGGGCGCATCTGGCAGGAGATGGACGAGCTGAGGGAGGGCTACATATACGTCGGGGGGCTCCCGAAGGAGCCAAAGCCACCACTTTATTACAGAATCACATGGTCACCTAAAGATTTAATCGAAGAGTACACCCGCCCGGCGAGGGCAATCCGGGACGGTGAGGTTAAGGCCGTGGACCCATTCGAGGAAATTCGGGAGGTAAAGGTGGGCGGCTTCGAGTTCGAGGCCTTTCTCAGCGACGGGCTGAGGAGTCTGCTGGAGAGCGTTAGAGCCGGGAAGCTTGAGGAGTGGACCCTCCGCTGGCCGGGACACCTGGAGAAGATGAGGATTCTGAGGGAGCTGGGCTTCTTCAGGCCGGAACACGTCGATAAGACGCTCGAGGTCATAGCGCCCCTGATGAGCTACGAGAGCCCCGACTTTTCGATAATGCAGGTCCTCGGAAGGGGAACGCTGGACGGGGAGGAGAAAGAGATAGGATACCTCCTCTACGACGAGGAAAGGGACGGATTCACGTCGATGGCCCGCGTTACCGGCTTTACTGCAGCCGCGGTGGCTAGGATAGTCGCAGAAAGTGGCTGCATATTCGGCGTCATTCCCCCCGAGATACTCGGAATGCGCATAGACACCTTCACAAGGATAACCGGTGAGCTTGAGGAGAGGGGAATAAAGCTGGAGAGGTGGGAGAATGCTCCATCTGGTGATAGCTGA
- a CDS encoding translation initiation factor IF-5A gives MGDKTKVQVSKLKPGRYILIDGEPCRIANITVSSPGKHGSAKARIEAVGIFDGKVRSIVKPTSAEVDVPIIDKRTAQIIAMTPDTVQIMDMETYELYDIPIETGVADEIKDQLREGINVEYWETLGRIKIMKLKGE, from the coding sequence ATGGGAGACAAGACCAAGGTTCAGGTTAGCAAGCTCAAGCCGGGAAGGTACATACTCATCGACGGCGAGCCCTGCAGGATAGCCAACATAACCGTTTCCTCGCCCGGAAAGCACGGCTCCGCCAAGGCCAGAATCGAGGCCGTTGGAATCTTCGACGGCAAGGTCAGGAGCATTGTCAAGCCCACCAGCGCCGAGGTCGATGTCCCGATCATCGACAAGAGAACCGCCCAGATCATCGCCATGACCCCCGACACCGTCCAGATCATGGACATGGAAACCTACGAGCTCTACGACATACCGATCGAGACCGGCGTCGCCGACGAGATCAAGGACCAGCTCAGGGAGGGCATCAACGTCGAGTACTGGGAGACCCTCGGCAGGATCAAGATCATGAAGCTCAAGGGCGAGTGA
- the speB gene encoding agmatinase — MDFLYTYETLKLEFPLVGPERARFVILGVPFDGTTSFKAGARFGPTLIRHATLNLESYVLDYDVDIAELPIADIGDVAVVAGDPRRTADRVRETIEELKRINPDALPVLLGGEHSQTLGAVEALKPASYVVFDAHLDLRESYEDNPYNHACVARRISELGVKEAMFGIRSGTREEVSYAQEKGIPWVHARDYSFDAFIELVKPLPEPVYLSVDIDVFDLSLVPSTGTPEAGGLGFWDVIKALEWLAENKKIAGFDIMEVAGENLGNPTSLTAAKLLFYFIGMMGV, encoded by the coding sequence ATGGATTTCCTCTACACCTACGAGACGCTTAAACTGGAATTTCCTCTCGTCGGGCCTGAAAGAGCGAGATTCGTAATCCTCGGCGTTCCATTTGACGGCACGACCAGCTTCAAGGCCGGCGCGAGGTTCGGGCCAACCCTTATCAGGCACGCCACCCTCAACCTCGAGAGCTACGTGCTTGACTACGACGTGGATATAGCCGAACTCCCCATAGCAGACATAGGGGACGTTGCCGTTGTCGCCGGGGATCCGAGGAGAACCGCGGACAGAGTGCGGGAGACCATCGAGGAGCTGAAGCGCATAAACCCCGACGCCCTGCCGGTGCTCCTCGGCGGCGAGCACTCCCAAACCCTCGGGGCTGTGGAAGCACTAAAACCTGCCAGCTACGTCGTCTTCGACGCCCATCTGGATCTCCGCGAGAGCTACGAGGACAATCCCTACAACCACGCATGCGTGGCGAGGAGAATATCGGAGCTCGGGGTCAAGGAGGCGATGTTCGGAATCCGGAGCGGAACCAGGGAGGAAGTCTCTTACGCCCAGGAAAAGGGGATTCCCTGGGTTCACGCGAGGGACTACAGCTTTGACGCCTTCATCGAGCTTGTCAAGCCCCTCCCCGAGCCGGTTTACCTGTCCGTGGACATAGATGTATTTGATCTGTCCCTGGTTCCATCAACAGGAACACCAGAAGCCGGCGGCCTGGGCTTCTGGGACGTGATAAAGGCCCTTGAATGGCTGGCAGAAAACAAGAAGATAGCAGGTTTTGACATAATGGAGGTGGCAGGGGAAAACCTTGGGAATCCGACCTCACTAACCGCCGCAAAGCTCTTGTTCTATTTCATAGGAATGATGGGGGTGTAG
- a CDS encoding HIT family protein has translation MKVLWAPWRIEYIRSPKHDGCIFCDFPRENRDRERLILYRGKYSFVIMNNYPYNPGHVMVAPYRHVANWEELTEEELLEIMKLTQLMIRAIKKVMSPHGFNLGVNLGRVAGAGIDDHVHLHIVPRWNGDTNFMPVIADTKVIPESLEEAYDELKRAIDEITGEGAAKAP, from the coding sequence ATGAAGGTCCTCTGGGCACCGTGGAGAATCGAGTACATACGCTCACCCAAGCACGACGGTTGTATATTCTGCGACTTCCCGCGGGAGAACAGGGACAGGGAGAGGCTGATTCTCTACCGCGGGAAGTACAGCTTCGTGATAATGAACAACTACCCGTACAACCCCGGCCACGTCATGGTGGCTCCCTACCGGCACGTCGCCAACTGGGAGGAACTCACGGAGGAGGAACTCCTCGAGATAATGAAGCTCACCCAGCTGATGATCAGGGCCATAAAGAAGGTTATGAGTCCTCACGGCTTCAACCTTGGCGTGAACCTCGGTAGGGTCGCCGGCGCTGGAATAGACGACCACGTGCACCTCCACATCGTCCCGCGCTGGAACGGAGACACCAACTTCATGCCGGTGATAGCGGACACCAAGGTTATCCCGGAGTCACTGGAAGAAGCCTACGACGAGCTTAAGAGGGCAATAGATGAAATAACCGGTGAGGGGGCGGCTAAAGCTCCCTGA
- a CDS encoding NOL1/NOP2/sun family putative RNA methylase, whose product MLERLFSLGYSKTFAERYYELWGERALAIAEAMERPLPRCFRVNTLRIEVPRLTKLLNKKGFQFRRVPWAREGFCLTREPFSITSTPEYLSGLLYIQEASSMYPPVALEPGPGETVADMAAAPGGKTSHMAQLMENRGIIYAFDVGEERLKETRLNLSRLGVTNAVLFHKSSLHIDELGVEFDKILLDAPCTGSGTIHKNPERKANRTMDDVKFCQGLQMKLIEKALEVLKRGGVLVYSTCSLEPEENEFVIQWVLDNFDVELLPLRHGEPALTKPFGVELSEEIKKARRFYPDRHGTSGFFVAKIKKL is encoded by the coding sequence ATGCTTGAAAGGTTGTTTTCCCTCGGCTACTCAAAGACCTTCGCGGAGCGCTATTACGAGCTCTGGGGCGAGAGAGCCTTAGCGATAGCGGAGGCGATGGAGAGGCCCCTGCCAAGGTGTTTCCGCGTGAACACGCTCCGCATCGAGGTTCCAAGGCTCACCAAGCTCCTCAATAAGAAGGGCTTCCAGTTCAGGCGCGTCCCCTGGGCCAGGGAAGGTTTCTGTCTCACGCGCGAGCCGTTCTCGATAACCTCGACCCCCGAATACCTGAGCGGACTGCTCTACATTCAGGAGGCGAGCTCGATGTATCCGCCCGTCGCCCTTGAACCCGGACCCGGTGAAACCGTCGCGGACATGGCCGCCGCCCCAGGTGGGAAGACGAGCCACATGGCCCAGCTGATGGAGAACAGGGGCATAATCTACGCCTTCGACGTCGGCGAGGAGAGGCTCAAAGAGACGCGCCTGAACCTCTCCCGCCTCGGCGTCACCAACGCCGTGCTCTTCCACAAATCCTCGCTCCACATAGATGAACTCGGCGTCGAATTCGATAAAATTCTTCTCGATGCCCCCTGCACCGGCTCCGGGACGATACACAAGAACCCCGAGCGAAAGGCAAACAGGACGATGGACGACGTCAAGTTCTGCCAGGGACTGCAGATGAAGCTCATCGAGAAGGCCCTCGAAGTCCTGAAAAGGGGAGGGGTTCTCGTCTACTCCACGTGCTCCCTCGAGCCGGAGGAGAACGAGTTCGTAATCCAGTGGGTTCTTGATAACTTCGACGTTGAGCTCCTGCCCCTCCGCCACGGCGAGCCGGCTTTAACGAAGCCCTTCGGCGTTGAGCTGAGTGAAGAAATCAAAAAGGCGAGGCGCTTCTACCCGGACAGACACGGCACGAGCGGCTTCTTCGTGGCGAAGATTAAAAAGCTCTAA
- the thyX gene encoding FAD-dependent thymidylate synthase: MGSGIKVRLVNYTKKPLETVTWSALISYWDGWESETFERIAEKDVEMHLPRVLGYGHESILEHAVLTFSIEGCSRVCSHQLVRHRIASYTQQSQRYIKLNADDVEETFIIPESVKKRPEIYEKWKELMRNAIELYEESYKAGVHQEDARFILPQAVRTKLVVTMNLRELKHFFGLRACERAQWEIREVAWKMLEEIAKNDDLRPIIKWARLGPRCVQLGYCPEGELMPPGCWKRTREKWKSLVESSKPTV; encoded by the coding sequence ATGGGCAGTGGAATCAAGGTCAGGCTCGTCAATTATACGAAAAAACCCCTGGAAACTGTCACTTGGTCAGCGCTTATAAGCTACTGGGACGGCTGGGAGAGCGAGACCTTCGAGAGAATTGCCGAGAAGGACGTCGAGATGCACCTGCCGAGGGTTCTCGGCTACGGCCACGAGTCAATCTTGGAGCACGCGGTTCTGACGTTCTCAATTGAGGGCTGTTCTCGCGTGTGTTCCCATCAGCTCGTGCGACACAGGATAGCGAGTTACACCCAGCAGAGCCAGCGTTATATCAAGCTCAACGCTGACGACGTTGAGGAAACCTTCATAATCCCTGAGAGCGTGAAGAAAAGGCCTGAGATCTATGAGAAGTGGAAGGAGCTGATGAGAAATGCGATAGAGCTATACGAGGAAAGCTATAAGGCAGGTGTCCATCAGGAAGATGCGCGTTTCATTCTGCCCCAGGCGGTGAGAACTAAGCTTGTCGTGACGATGAACCTCCGTGAACTCAAGCACTTCTTTGGCCTCCGTGCCTGCGAACGGGCGCAGTGGGAGATTCGCGAGGTCGCCTGGAAGATGCTGGAGGAGATAGCTAAAAACGACGACCTGAGGCCCATAATTAAGTGGGCAAGGCTCGGGCCCAGATGCGTCCAGCTGGGCTACTGTCCCGAGGGAGAGCTGATGCCTCCTGGCTGCTGGAAGAGAACCCGGGAAAAGTGGAAATCCCTCGTGGAGAGTTCCAAACCAACGGTTTAG